The window TGTGGATTGGATATCTCAATTCTCAAGTGGTTAAACACCTTTGCTAGTGATAGAAAATTCAGTTGCACCCTAGATTATTCTAAAATTCAATAAATTATACATTAATATAGTGATAGAGTCTCTCAATTTATTGATTCCTCATCTACTCATCATCTAAATGGATATACTATCTATATTTCATCTCCTCTCACAATTTTGTTCTTCAGGCAAAGTCTACATAGGACGTCAACGTTCCATTTTAGCATGATTCCCTGAATGATGATATGACAATTTTGACCTTtggataaaaaatatattatggaTTAGCCGTGtttcaaattttggaatttaattCATTTAAATAGCCTCCCATGTATTAGAATGCATCATCATGTATGTTACTGCATGCCTCCAATACTCCAATTACTATTGTGCACTTTCCCCATAGccgaaaattttcataaaaataccTTTTCTTGTAGTGTGAAAATTATATTTTGCAACTTGACAAACTCTATTCCAGCTGAATTTTAACATGTGAGCAAGGGACCTTAGACCTATTTTGTCCACAAAATTCGACCATCATTTAAGTTGCCAcatggaagatttttttttggctgtacATTAAACCCTTCCTACTTGAGATGTGTAGGAaactggtaaaaaaaaatcttctttaaTATTAGGAGTAATCAACTCCATCTCTCTAACAAGtaacccacccacccaccccccccccccaaaaaaaaaaaagagtaggaaGATGAGTGGCAATGCCAATGGAGAAGGTTGGCTGGCCCTTTTGGTTCCAACAGCTGAATGCCAGGGTCTGGTTAGAATTCTAGACCTGTGAATTATGACTAAGCCATGATTTCAGGCCTTCATCAGGACTCACCTAGATTACCTAAATATCATTCTCAAACCTGACAATTAATCTACAGCTCATAATATTGGAGCTCAAAGATCCATGAAtaccctaccaaaaaaaaaaataccatataAATTGGAGTTTCCCCcaccaacccccacccccccccccccccaaaaaaaaaaccccccacaAATTGATTCACCTGATCTGATTTTCCATTTAAACTGAATTATTCACAAAATAAGGTAAATCAAGTGAATCTAGACTTTTGTTTACTTACAATAACCGATGATTAATCAGTAATCTTTATCAAGAACAATGTCAAGGAACCAAACAAACTAAAGAACATATAAACATATATTAGTAAATTAAAATCATAGATCTCACCGACTGAATCCCCCCTCCCCAACCAagaaatttaatgaaaattagTAATAGTTAATAGTGAATCAAAACAAGATAATACTTGAAGTCACTAGTAAAATTGACTATGAACCAATGAACCATGAACAGTGAATTGAGCACTAATCAAGTTGAACCATTCATCTAAAGACTAGGGACTATGGGACCACAATGTGAAACAAACAGCCCCTCCCCCAGCCCCAACCCCTTTTGTTTTCTAAGGCATTGTGGTCCTAAAGAACAAAGCTAGAAATTCCATAGAGAAACATCAAAGGTGCCAGCTGAGCCATTTAGACTCTTCAACATCTGTTACCCAtttgcctttatttttttattttatttttaattaattcattcAAATTAGCCTCTTAACTATTTGATCCAAACTTTTCAATTAGTGGGCCACAATTTTTTGGGCGAACCCAACCCACCTGAAACTTAAATTctaaattttaataataatatcattatttattattgttagggaaaaagaaaactgtCTAGGTGCATGGCCTCTGTGCCCGACATAGGGGTTCAGAAAATTATCGCCTCACTctctatgaaataaaaaatactgaTGCCCTTGTGCATGCTCTTATTGGCCCCCATGATGATGCAGGGGCCACATGACCAGGCAGAGATATCTTGCCCCTGttgttattttattcatttatttatttgattcgAATAGAGGACCACATATGACTATGTGAATAGTGCATTGACCATGGGAAGTAGTCAAGTCCATCAAATGATGCACATTGTGGTACATGACTTTAACATCCAATTGGAATCAGCTGATCATGATTTCAATTAATGCCAattcttttatcttattttggcactcaaattcttttttctctttttttctgtctttttttttttttttttttcagctgaAGCTCAACAGaagaatatatttatataataaatatGTATAGGATTAACGTCCAGATATtttcagaaggaaaaaaattgataaaatggcTTGACACTGCACCTTCAGCATTGTCATCAGCAGAGCACTAGCCATCAATTCATTTTGGcgatccacctttggcatggccttTGGCAGAAACCCCAAAACAAAACACTGCATgtaaaaaatcaatgaaatttatCTCTTATAATTAGATCCACAAGATTTTAaatcacacttttttttttttttttgctcgaatttaaatcataaaccttgaaattataaaaaggaCAGTTTTCTGTCTGTGAAAGAACCTGCAGCAAAAACATAAGAGCATACAATAACTACCATGCCCCAATTAAGGGTGCACGCCCCTATGTGTGGGCGCATGGACCTCTTGTGGACAAAAAACACTTGcccaataaaatatatatatatatatatatatatatgtgaattTACTTCCTTTCTCCAGATTCCATCTTTCTAGAATTTTGGCTGATTATGGCTGATTCCCAGCCAATTCCAATCCGAATTGAGAGAAACCAATCTTGTATCCAATTTCAAGTTTTAAAGGCATACCTAATGCACAAAGCTCTTGCATATGCAAAGTCTAGAGGCGATAAgtcttaccccgagaatgtcaagAATCTGTTTCAACTAGAGGGACttattttttaaaccatgatgaaatatggactttttattttttatttctttccaagtGGAAGGACAAGAGGAGGTGTGCACGTGATAAGATGGGCTTTGATAGGAAACCAATGCCATATTATAGTGAAACTCACGTGCAAGGAGGATCTAAGGGTCTGAGTCTTCTGAATATGAATTCAGTCTAAAGTTGGTTGGCCGCATTCTTAATTAGACTGATCAAGTCCCCAAAACCAAACAGTACCACCCAAAAATTACCCTTTATTTTGCTTTATTTGGCTTCTTTGTCTTGTTTTGTGGTCAAAGATTAATGGGAGATGCACGAGTCTGTGAGTGGAAAGTCTGATGAACTCAGTGAGTGATTCAGAAATCCACTTTGTTCTGTCAAAAGTTTCGGCAAAGCTTCACATGATATTATATTGATTAGCTTTTTAAACCATCGAGGCCATGTGTTCTGCTTTTCTGACAGTTATTCAGTCTAGATTTGTTCTCCTTTTGAACTGTTTTGTGTTCTCACTAGCTAGGTCTCTGGAGTTACCTGTCAATGAAATGTCCATCCAGTATCAATCCAGTGTAAAATCCAAGCTTCTTCAATGGTTCATAGCCAACAAATTATCTGGGTTGGATCAGAAATGTCTACTGCATCGCCTCTGTATATACAAACTTAAACAACTTGCACCAAAGTAATTTTAATTAGAGCAACTGTAGGACTCTGCTATTCATCATCAATCCCATATTCTGGTTTATTTGTAGCACATTtatgttctcagaaacaaataTATCCATTCATAGTTCTAACGCTTTCAGTCATGGCAGAAATATTTTAATATCCTCATCACCTACAATCATTCTATGAGATGTTCCTCCATATATCAATATATTACAATTCTTTGAATAGGCTTATAAATTTTCTGCTTCAGTTGtaagtgttatcttttgggctATGAATGATTGAAACAAGTTAAGAACCACGAACCCCATTCaaacacccccaccccaaagaaaagaaaacccttaAAAATACTGGAACAATTTATATCAATAAGCTCACCATTCCACATTTGTTTCTTCGTATTTTTTATATGCAAATATGTTGTACAGATGCTTCATATGTTCCTCATGAAATAGTTAAAATTTATAGTGAAAATAACTCCTGGGTATCGATTTAACATAAACCTTAACTATTTCATTCTTCTACATTTCGCCTATCTAAATTTGTATTCTACAAAGTTTTCTAAGTCGGGCTTATACCGTAGACTCACTTCTGTAGTACTCGTGGTTCTGATCTAGCATTTATGTCTTTTATCATCCCATAAAACAAGTCTTTGACTAGGAAACAAGATACTAGAAAACCTCCTCAAATCAAGTCATTGGTATAAAGATCTATTACTGTGAGTAAAAGCCCAATTCTCCCTCTCACAGTGGTTCTGACACTATTATACGACTCTAGTGTGGATGTTTTTAATCATGTCTATGTATGTACTTGAGACCACTTCCTCGTCTGCAAAACAGACCAGATTTTCTTTTCATGGATCATATCATAAGAAGCTATGTTTGAGTCAACAAAAACCACAAAAATATCACTGTTATTTTCTCTGAACTTCCAGAAGTTCACttattttcttaagaaaatCAAACTGATTTTGCAAGAGCACTACTTCATGTCCTAGTATCTTTACAACCATTCTCTCCTTATATCTTGCACGAAGCTCaccaaaattcccaaaaaagGGACCTTATATGCAGTCAAAATAGAGACCAAATGATAGAATTAGCAACTGGTCCAACATCATACCCTGAGATGTTCCATACTGGTAACACACAAATGTATGGAGTCCTATTTATCCGGATTGCTGAGTTAAATTCAGGTTGAGCCTACCCCAACTTGCACCGTCCCTGCAATTTATTAGGCTCACCTGACAGTAGAACATAGTCATCTGACTCAATTGAATTAGGTCAGACTGATGTAGACCCTGATCCAACCAAATTGGAGTTCACCCTCTCTTCAGTTCTTTGATTATTTATGATGTGTAGCCTCTGCAACAAAATTTTAACCTTTCAAGGCCCTGTATTCTCCAACCATAAAAATAACATATACATTGTACAAGAAGTTTTTTATGATGTATATTGTAAAAATTATTAACAAGGAACAATATCTGAATTGTAGAAAAATGGAATTGTTGTAATGGAGCCAACCTTGTCTCAAGGCTTCTGTGCAGAAAACATAATAAAGGATTGTTGTACTTTGCTGCTATAGTTAGTAAGACCACAAGATGTGCACAAGTCCTCAATCTCCTTTTCAGTCAGATTGCTATAGCTGCTGTTTTCCAGCTGCAAAATCGTCTGTCATTGATCACAAAACAACAAACTTAGAGTCCCTTAAAACACATGGACTAGAGTTCTTAGAATTAGTTTGGTCCCAAGTACGGTGTACAATCCAGCTGCAAACATGATGCATTCAGATGGGGGTGTGTCAACAGACAACCGCCTAGCCTGGGATCTCTTCCAAAGCCAAAAATCAATCAACTTGAACTGTACTCGGTTGAAACTATTCTATTCTTTTTGCCACGcagaaaagaatatacaaaagtTACCAAAATTTGGAATCAACCTCAAGGACAAGATAATCTTTTAAACGGGATGTATAATCTCTTAATCGTTTTATCTTTTATAAACAATTCTGGGTCTTTCCCTGTTTCACATGCCCTACACATTGTTAATAGGGAGGCTAAAGACACAGTCCATCAGAATTTACACTAATACTCCACAGGGATATGGCATGTTGTCATGAGTGGTAGGCCTAGCTCTTCGAGCTGACAATGGGTAGAAATTCAGATAGGTTTCTCAACCTGACATTGCCTGAAAACTTGATTGGGTTTTCAGATTTCAGGGTAGACCATGGTTGAGATATCAACATCTCAGGTCCTTTGGGTTGGCCCAGGTAGCGTAACACAAGCCATTGCTGCTTGTTAGAAGTTATTGTCGTAGGAGGAGTGTGAATTGCTGTTTAGCGTAAGTcagttttgtttccttttttgccTGTCCTATTCTTAGTAGGACTACTGTAATCCTCAGTCTATATAATGAATGTAGTAGGGCAGTCTCAATCTCATCGATTGGGACTCCCGAGTtcctccatcgtctctctcgtcgctctttttcttctctttacgTTGTTATCTTTATTTTTGGGTTATTTTCTCCATTCCTAGCTTAGATAACTTTCCACAAGCcccatattattttttatttttttttgggggggtgggttgatgcagatctgaagacctacatccgtaggaagaaagccaacaagagtaactagcatgtggccttaccttgttgatgATTTTAATTCCcatacttagtttttatttcatgctagTAAGTCTTAGTTTAgtccaattgaaccatggtccatgttggtccaatgttggttcaatttaagtggttagaagttacttttactttttacttttctaaaaggggggaatcaattcacttttgtaagtgatgatgggtgaGGACTCTTCCACCTTTAGTAGTTGGtaagtgaagacttttccaactttagtaATTCGAAGGTGAAGACTTTCTTATCTCAATTAATAAGTAAAGACTTTCTACTCTTattagttggaagttgggtatgtaatggtttgttgagttggtcctataaatagggatcaattgtaagcattcagggataactcagaatttgaaaacaTAGTTTGCTTAtacaactctcttcttgtgtttgatcaagaatctcttgagtttgatcaagaaatcccttgtgtttgatcaaggtagctTGGTGTTcgatccagtcgatccaccttgtGGTGTGAAGCCTAGGTGTTactttattgtttattgttctatccttttcatctttcaacaaatTTCAGCAAGATCTTATTCTGCAAATCTGgaattctttattttctgagaAAATATCCTACcttggtactgttttgagcttcctcaattacAGTATTACATCAGAGAGGAGGCCAAAAGGGGGCCATGGTAAATGAGATTCCAACTCCAtgtccccccacccccttcaccCTGGGCCACACCCTAATTGTTGTGtactttaaaatttgaaaataagaaaaagaatagtaagcttgatattaaaaataaatctaGCACACCAAAAGCATAAGTATATTAAGATTGGTCACCAGGTTTTGTTTTGCAGAATGGTGACCTTATTTGAATCACATGAGGACCTATGCTAACCAACTCAAATTGTTGGATGGATAGGGTACCATTTGGATGACCCGATGCAAAAAATTTTATCAGCTACTTCAATTGAATCATCCTCCATATATTGGACTTTTTCCTTATATTTACAACTGTCCAAACTTTTTTCCCTCAAACTAGTCTTTTCGTTTCATATTTTTCCACGTGAAAGTCTGTGTGGGATAAAACTCAACATAAGAATACCGGAGCCCTACTTTATATCAAATGTTGTTAGTTGCAATATAGAGGGTGGACCTCAAAATAatagtaaggttgctccattacgacctagtggtcacgggttcaagtcaggaaacagcctctccacaaaGCGTagttaaggctgcatacattatgaccctccctaaaccctgcagtggcgggagcctcataCACTAGGTACGCCATTTTGTTGTTAGCCGGGATACCTACAATCATACTTAAGACAGTGGGAAGCACCCATGTATGTAGTGGGACTCATATGAAATTGAATACCCACTATGGTCTTGCATTATCCTAGAAATTCAACACATCAATGGTGAGACAAAGTTCCTGGCTCCACCCTGCTTTTctaactttttttccttctttacaAAAGACTTTTTAGAGTCTTTTGGGCCATTCATTTTGTGGGATTGGCTTTGTTTTCTACCGcttcacctaaaagctcaaacTTAAAAGGGAAGGGCAGCATAAATGTATACATAAACACTCCCCCGCACGGCAAGCCATCTTGGCACTATGCACAGGGCACATCGCATACCCACACATAACACCGAGGGAAAATAAGTGGGGGAAAACTCTCTTTGGCATTTCCCAGGAGTCAAGCACTCGACCTCCCTGCTTTGATATCATGTTCGCCACCGCTTAacctaaaagctcgaacttATAAGGAAGGACACCATAAATGTAAACATCAACAGGTTTTTCATCCTGCATAATTCAGCATGCTCAGAAAGATGATCTAAGGGGTTTCAGCCGCTCTCTAGAGAGATTGCATCCTAGAAATTGAAAGTAGtcaaacttttttttcctttttttttctttttttttgggggggggggtggtggggaggGTGGGGGTTAGGGGTTGAATTATTTAAGTAATTCAGATTAGAAAATTGTTGCATTGGATCTATTACCCATCCAAGGAGTTGTACAATCTTTGGACACCATTGGGTGCCCCTCCTGTAAGACAAAAGTGTAAGAAATAAAGATGCCAAAGATaacgagaagaaagagaaatacctGTCTGTAGGGTCTCAAGAATGAACTATTGAAGGCATTTGACAGAAGAAAAGTAGTTCCTACAAAGACCCCACCACTTCGCAAGATACGACAGATTTCAGCAACCTGGTCAAAAGACGCAAGTGAATAATATAAATAGTCGCAATAAGCTTAGCTTCAGTTTTACAATGGAATCAAAGTCTGAGCCAACCATAAAAACATATCAGAGTTCCAGAAGAGAGCATATAATGCCACAATGGGAATAAAGAATAGATGAGGCACAAAAATggatatataataaaataattgaCAGAAATTAAGAGCAACACTAATAAGTGCAACGATGAGGTGAAGTAGATTGAGATTGTTTGACCATATGCAGAGAACCAAAGAATGCATCAATAAGGAGCAATATGGCACATATTGTTAGGAAATAGCAATGCATCAGAACAACATACACTACCAATATagggtaagaaaaaaatatcattttcagtgtgttttttttttacaatctaAAGGTTCCAATATGTTTAGATATGCTTAATTAGGGTttcccaaccgtgccctagcaAAGGAGTTCTTCTTCCCCTTAATCCTTTGTCCGTTTTCAACGCTAGCGCAGGTCGGGAGGTTGAAGATAACCCACTCAGGACATTTCTTCTTTtggcttctttttccttctagGGTTCAAACGGTAAGTCTTTTCGAGAGTAAAAGGGGTAAAATGATGGGAATAGCCATTTATATAGAAAGACATAACATGGTCAAAAGGGTCTTTTTCAGTTCTAAACTAACGATATTATGCTTCAGGGGTGCGGTtgatattatatgcaaactAGGGTGTTATAAGACAAGTTCTAAGGGTGGTATAAGATAATTTTCCAATTATTTAATCAACTGACATACAGAAGTCAAGGAGGGCAAGAAAATACTTACTGCATTGGAGGGAGACGGCCAGCAATGCAATGCTGCACCAGCATGAACAGCATCAACTGAACCTGACAAAAAGGGAAGCCTAGAAACATCTGCCCTGACCAGAGCAAGATTGCTGCACATCACAATTAAAGTATATATCATAAAATGTTATAATGCAGATAAACCACATAAATGGGCtcattttattagaaataaccTTAGGTTAGGTTGTATATGtattgggccttcagtccaatggatttttattgtaatagaccactttaatagacctaaaatatgggtaggagGTAGGCATACGGGATTTACTTTACTAGTTTAATTTgagtgttttattttattaagttATTGTTATTTCTCTAGTTGTTAAGGTTCGGATAGAGTCTTGCATGAATAGAACTCCTACTCCTAAATTGAATAGAGTTTTAATCATGTTGGACACTTCTTCTATGCAGTTATCTAAGATAGAGTAATATTTTTGTGGGACAATAATCCTAGCTTTAGTGGGAAAGTATTTCCTATTTCCATTCTGCTTTCCTTTCCTATTGTAACTACACTTTTAGCTTCTATTTAAAGGATTTGTGGCCATAGAGCCCCTCCTGTGCAGATAATATCAATGAAGTAAGCTCTTGCTATCCAAAGTTCTGTGGTGAATCAGAATTCTGTTATGGCGATTCCCAGGTTAtatcccctcttcttctctttttactTTCTGAAACTCAGGTTAGTACAGAATTTCTTcagtttatgatttttttgtttgagaACTTATAATCTACCGGATTGGTTGTTGATCATTCATATTTAATCCTCCATTAGTGCTCTAGCAAGTTCAGCATATTCTGGCCACTCGAATGCTCTTGTTCTTGAGTTTACTTGCTCAAATGGAACTCTTCAATCTCCCAATTCCACCATCAGAATTAGCTAGCATTTTTGCCAGATCTGAAAATCTGatattctgatttttgaaatcTCTCAATATGGTTCCTATTTTCCTGCAATTCTGGAAATTTCTGTTGGTTTCTAAATCCTAATGCCCTAGGTGACTTAAAACCACATTATGTTATTATTTTCCTCCTGTAGACACAGTTTTTTAGAAATCAAACAGATAAAACACTATGGATGTGTACAACAGAAGCTGTCTATCTCCAATAATTTGAGGCAGAAAAACACTTACGAAGTTAAAATAGTGTCATCTTTCTTAATGAAATCATAGCATTGACGAAGCATATTCTCAGAGAAGTCCAATGCAATAACTCCAGAGTAAGTCTCAGACTTGGCAAATTTTCTTGAAAACAAACCACTCCCACAGCTCACATCTACAAGAAGACCACCTTCTGCAGGTTTGAAGTATTCTTGAGCCATTTTGAACTGCATGGAACCAATTGGTTCAAATAATTAGTGCCCTAAACAGGACAACTGCAGAAAAGATAAGAGAAACTACCTATCAGATCCAGATACTTAAATATGTTTCATGTACTCATTCACATTCAACAAAATTGCCTACAAAAAAACCTTTTC is drawn from Macadamia integrifolia cultivar HAES 741 chromosome 7, SCU_Mint_v3, whole genome shotgun sequence and contains these coding sequences:
- the LOC122085134 gene encoding uncharacterized methyltransferase At2g41040, chloroplastic yields the protein MKRAEKRREENEKLCRSVVMTMVASTSICPLRFHVFPKYSSPYDLRSCSPLRGRHSLRSPTRIIASSAVAIEPDSSTHQKSTLEFDLFACPVCYEPLIRKGPPGLNLPAIYRSGFKCQQCNKAYSSKDVYLDLTVTSGAKSYTEFKPNRTELFRSPIVSFLYERGWRQNFNRSGFPGPDEEFKMAQEYFKPAEGGLLVDVSCGSGLFSRKFAKSETYSGVIALDFSENMLRQCYDFIKKDDTILTSNLALVRADVSRLPFLSGSVDAVHAGAALHCWPSPSNAVAEICRILRSGGVFVGTTFLLSNAFNSSFLRPYRQTILQLENSSYSNLTEKEIEDLCTSCGLTNYSSKVQQSFIMFSAQKP